A window of the Penaeus vannamei isolate JL-2024 chromosome 19, ASM4276789v1, whole genome shotgun sequence genome harbors these coding sequences:
- the LOC113804722 gene encoding uncharacterized protein produces the protein MRAGVACRGAVAFGLVALLAGRGSGFVSSLPEAGERILALQEKLVKFAEGGDSRRREGGAGDFSNMWTQWHKDASHLMLKLKTPGDKLMAIRGKLLDKIMVESKQLTSNNQSIVSIAFLAFGVILFDVLGDALFGTSSNILASLGGGLQGRETLLPGLGLFGDNVNNLAEVVLNMITIYLYRDESPDCGERLLCESNQQAVSRGFLDTLVTYISGFAVSFFLHEAPLSRNLQAMRAGRKGQNCIEIYPRCSITL, from the exons ATGCGGGCGGGCGTGGCGTGTCGGGGTGCGGTCGCCTTCGGACTGGTGGCTCTGCTGGCCGGCCGAGGCAGCGGCTTCGTGTCTTCGCTTCCGGAAGCCGGGGAGAGGATCCTGGCGCTGCag GAGAAGCTGGTGAAATTCGCAGAAGGAGGAGACTCAAGACGTCGGGAAGGAGGTGCTGGCGACTTCTCCAACATGTG GACCCAGTGGCATAAGGACGCCTCACACCTCATGCTGAAGCTGAAGACGCCGGGAGACAAGCTGATGGCCATAAGGGGCAAACTCCTCGATAAGATTATGGTGGAGTCCAAGCA ACTGACCTCCAACAACCAGTCGATCGTCTCCATTGCCTTCCTGGCCTTCGGCGTGATCCTCTTCGACGTGTTGGGAGACGCCCTCTTCGGCACCAGCTCGAACATCCTAGCGTCTCTCGGGGGCGGCCTGCAGGGGCGGGAGACGCTCCTCCCCggcctcgggctcttcggcgacaaCGTGAACAACCTGGCGGAGGTCGTGCTCAACATGATCACCATTTACCTCTACAG GGACGAGAGCCCCGACTGCGGAGAGCGGCTCCTGTGCGAGAGCAACCAACAGGCAGTGAGTCGCGGCTTCCTGGACACCCTCGTGACGTACATCAGCGGGTTCGCGGTGTCCTTCTTCCTGCACGAAGCCCCTCTCTCTCGCAACCTGCAAGCCATGAGAGCGGGCAGGAAGGGCCAAAACTGCATCGAAATCTACCCGCGGTGCTCCATCACCTTGTGA
- the LOC113804723 gene encoding uncharacterized protein produces MRDGTAKKLVAWACLGAGTVILTWTIFTMGSPRWLPVSISAWMRRKPLPRTPPVPCLPLAMRQRLASELASLSRDILAHADEDPHNSKWSAQLNLITSVLDPRMDQEDLRPPSLVCPEDFDSTTFSELKCNSAPPLAQVLSVILPARGWDEDRVSRVVHGLGKKHGLTVILLLGKDDPEPPRSEKLLVLRQNQSLSSGALLNEAVSWVKTSHVLVGHGLVHFSWDFSPLTRLLRVIDRLPAVGVAAGAYRDESGRWNHGCLQRSITNYHATFIRGYQYSGQECMYCDDVLGPFLAPASLLRRPSFGNTLDGPLLYRDWFTRLGQEGFLYLVCPDVMFFVETEPVMTREDWKAYATMWVLQGVSGFDNKEYDFSCTEVHINCANLRNKIDYYLIPPCCSDILMNGMAITNGFAEVTGVEYEMHHGSLLGAVKLGSYLPWDFDHDIYFDCRDKRAWKAMGTYLKRTKSGCSLRFSSSKVPYVIQCRTYFIDMVCRKPLSRHTLPDVYRNVSTWVEYGGYRVPVMANPGAAARDQAGPNNLRHAQHWRVPDHPDAGAWRACQNPFKQACLDRHPADGSLAFSYPPRCLP; encoded by the exons ATGAGGGACGGCACTGCAAAGA AGCTCGTGGCATGGGCGTGCCTAGGAGCCGGGACGGTGATCTTAACATGGACTATCTTCACCATGGGCAGTCCACGGTGGCTCCCCGTCTCCATCTCTGCCTGGATGAGGAGAA AACCATTGCCAAGGACCCCTCctgtcccctgcctccccctggcCATGAGGCAAAGGCTGGCCTCAGAACTCGCCTCGCTTAGCAGGGACATTCTCGCGCATGCAG ACGAAGATCCACATAACAGCAAGTGGTCCGCCCAGCTGAACCTGATCACCTCTGTCCTGGATCCGCGCATGGACCAGGAGGACCTCCGGCCGCCGTCCCTCGTCTGCCCCGAGGACTTCGACAGCACCACCTTCTCGGAGCTCAAGTGCAACTCCGCCCCGCCGCTCGCTCAGGTCCTGAGTGTGATCCTTCCAGCCAGGGGGTGGGACGAGGACCGAGTGTCTCGCGTGGTGCACGGCCTCGGGAAGAAGCACGGCCTCACCGTCATCCTCCTGCTGGGGAAGGACGACCCCGAGCCTCCCCGCAGCGAGAAGCTCCTAGTCCTGCGTCAGAATCAGTCCCTGAGTAGTGGTGCGCTCCTCAACGAAGCCGTCTCCTGGGTGAAGACGTCCCACGTGCTGGTAGGACACGGCCTTGTGCACTTCTCCTGGGACTTCTCCCCGCTGACGAGGCTGCTCCGGGTGATAGACCGCCTCCCAGCCGTGGGCGTCGCAGCGGGAGCCTACCGCGACGAGAGCGGCCGATGGAATCACGGCTGCCTCCAGAGATCCATCACGAACTACCACGCCACGTTCATCCGCGGCTACCAGTACTCGGGGCAGGAGTGCATGTACTGTGACGACGTCCTAGGACCCTTCCTGGCGCCGGCGAGCCTACTACGACGCCCCTCCTTCGGTAACACGCTGGACGGGCCGCTCCTGTATCGAGACTGGTTCACGAGGCTCGGGCAGGAGGGCTTCCTGTATCTCGTGTGTCCGGACGTGATGTTCTTCGTCGAGACAGAACCTGTCATGACGAGAGAGGACTGGAAAGCGTATGCGACCATGTGGGTTCTTCAGGGCGTTAGTGGATTCGACAACAAAGAGTATGATTTTTCATGCACAGAAGTCCATATAAATTGTGCGAATTTGCGAAATAAGATCGATTATTACCTGATCCCACCATGCTGCAGTGATATCCTCATGAACGGCATGGCCATCACCAATGGGTTTGCTGAGGTAACTGGCGTCGAGTACGAGATGCATCACGGGTCTCTCCTCGGAGCCGTCAAGTTGGGTTCTTACCTCCCGTGGGACTTCGACCACGACATCTATTTCGACTGCCGCGACAAGAGAGCGTGGAAGGCGATGGGCACGTACCTGAAAAGGACCAAGTCCGGCTGCAGCTTGCGCTTCTCCTCGTCCAAGGTCCCCTACGTCATCCAGTGCAGGACGTACTTCATCGACATGGTGTGCCGGAAGCCCCTCTCGCGCCACACTCTCCCCGACGTCTACCGGAACGTGAGTACGTGGGTCGAGTACGGGGGCTATCGGGTCCCCGTCATGGCCAACCCCGGGGCCGCCGCCAGAGATCAGGCAGGGCCGAACAACCTGCGCCATGCACAGCACTGGCGCGTGCCTGACCACCCCGACGCAGGAGCGTGGCGAGCCTGCCAGAACCCCTTCAAGCAAGCGTGTCTCGATCGCCATCCCGCTGATGGGAGTCTCGCCTTCAGTTATCCTCCTCGGTGTCTGCCCTAA
- the LOC113806677 gene encoding voltage-dependent anion-selective channel, protein MAPPVYGDLGKSAKDVFGKGYHFGVLKLECKSKTSTGVEINAGGTNALESGKVAGNLETKYKVKEHGLTFTEKWNTDNTLNTEVAIEDKVAKGLKLVLNTTFAPQTGKKSGVLKSTYKTDALSVNLDSTLDLGGPVVNGAAVASYKNWLVGYQMSFDTAKSKLTKNNFAVGFTNPDFILHTYANDGAEFGGSLFHKISSELEGAVDLSWAAGSNTTRFAIGCKYALDKDAALRAKVNNSSQVGLGYQQKVRDGITLTLSTLIDGKNFNQGGHKVGLAVELEA, encoded by the exons ATGGCTCCCCCAGTGTATGGTGATCTCGGCAAGTCCGCCAAGGATGTGTTCGGCAAGGGATACCACTTCGGCGTGCTCAAGTTGGAGTGCAAGAGCAAAACCTCCACTGGTGTCGAGATCAACGCTGGTGGCACAAATGCCCTGGAGTCGGGCAAGGTCGCTGGAAACCTTGAGACCAAGTACAAGGTGAAGGAGCATG GCCTGACCTTCACTGAGAAGTGGAACACAGACAACACCCTCAACACAGAGGTTGCCATTGAGGATAAGGTTGCAAAGGGCCTCAAGCTGGTCCTGAACACCACCTTCGCTCCCCAGACTGGCAAGAAGTCTGGAGTGCTCAAGTCCACTTACAAGACTGACGCCCTCTCCGTCAACCTGGACTCCACCCTGGACTTGGGTGGTCCCGTCGTCAATGGTGCTGCAGTTGCCAGCTACAAGAACTGGCTGGTTGGCTACCAGATGTCCTTCGACACAGCCAAGTCGAAGCTCACCAAGAACAACTTCGCTGTGGGCTTCACCAACCCCGACTTCATCCTCCACACATACGCCAACGATGGTGCTGAGTTCGGTGGCTCCCTCTTCCACAAAATCAGCTCTGAGCTGGAGGGCGCTGTGGACCTGTCATGGGCCGCTGGCTCCAACACCACCCGCTTTGCCATTGGCTGCAAGTACGCCCTGGACAAGGATGCTGCTCTCCGAGCCAAGGTGAACAACTCTTCGCAGGTTGGCTTGGGTTACCAGCAGAAGGTCCGTGACGGCATCACCCTCACCCTGTCCACGCTCATCGACGGAAAGAACTTCAACCAGGGAGGCCACAAGGTTGGCCTGGCCGTGGAACTGGAGGCCTAA